One part of the Musa acuminata AAA Group cultivar baxijiao chromosome BXJ1-5, Cavendish_Baxijiao_AAA, whole genome shotgun sequence genome encodes these proteins:
- the LOC135675003 gene encoding trans-resveratrol di-O-methyltransferase-like, whose amino-acid sequence MGSFLEEFGARELWQAHAHVWKHTLSYARSMCLKCAIELGIADIIHRHGKPITHSQLETELRIPPARSACFRRLMRLLVHLEYFSQISESENEKTLFGLTAMSALIMKEKVEGISPLLLFMLDQALLSPWQSVGRWLKGDEASTPFEVAHGKDIFEVTKQNPEFNSLLQAGMASDARLVVQVLIRECGDVFRGLRSLVDVGGGTGTMAMAIADAYPQLKCTVFDLPHVVAPLVGNSKVEVVGGDMFESIPPADAVLLKWVLHDWSDAECVRILQRCREAIPSKEEGGKVVIVEMVLNVDDSPPELAETQLLFDLYMMANTSGKQRSEVEWGKLFKRAGFSDYTLKPFLDLRSVIEVYH is encoded by the exons ATGGGATCGTTCCTTGAAGAGTTTGGAGCGAGGGAGCTCTGGCAGGCTCACGCCCATGTATGGAAGCACACGTTGAGCTATGCCAGATCCATGTGTCTCAAGTGTGCTATAGAGCTGGGCATAGCAGACATCATCCACAGGCATGGCAAACCCATCACTCACTCCCAGCTGGAGACCGAGCTACGCATTCCCCCAGCAAGAAGCGCCTGCTTCCGGCGGCTCATGCGCCTGCTGGTCCACCTGGAATACTTTTCTCAGATCTCGGAATCCGAGAATGAGAAGACTTTGTTCGGCCTCACTGCAATGTCTGCCCTCATCATGAAGGAGAAGGTGGAGGGTATTTCCCCGTTGCTGCTCTTTATGCTGGACCAAGCATTGCTGTCTCCGTGGCAAAGTGTTGGCAGATGGCTTAAGGGGGACGAAGCCTCCACCCCTTTTGAGGTCGCACATGGAAAGGATATATTTGAGGTCACCAAACAAAACCCGGAGTTCAACAGCTTGTTGCAAGCGGGAATGGCCAGCGACGCTCGTCTCGTGGTGCAAGTACTGATAAGGGAGTGTGGCGACGTCTTTCGGGGTCTGCGGTCGTTGGTGGACGTCGGAGGGGGGACGGGAACGATGGCCATGGCGATCGCCGATGCCTATCCACAGCTCAAATGCACTGTGTTCGACCTCCCCCACGTGGTGGCTCCATTGGTAGGGAACAGCAAGGTGGAGGTGGTAGGAGGTGACATGTTCGAGAGCATACCTCCGGCGGACGCGGTGCTGCTCAAG TGGGTGTTACATGACTGGAGCGATGCGGAATGTGTGAGGATTCTGCAGAGATGCAGGGAGGCAATTCCTTCAAAAGAGGAGGGAGGCAAAGTAGTCATCGTTGAGATGGTTCTCAATGTCGATGACTCTCCTCCTGAACTAGCAGAAACGCAGCTTCTCTTTGACTTGTACATGATGGCTAACACATCGGGCAAGCAAAGGAGTGAGGTCGAGTGGGGTAAACTCTTCAAAAGAGCAGGCTTTTCGGACTATACCTTAAAACCCTTTCTGGACTTACGTTCCGTCATTGAAGTTTACCATTGA